A DNA window from Mycolicibacter hiberniae contains the following coding sequences:
- a CDS encoding MBL fold metallo-hydrolase: protein MLRGALRLAGATASLAAGGWTLRALRGTPAALGAAPSAIDAVASRSSHYRDGVFHNLERASVVNMDLEQRRLILRELFADRDGRRPGAPIPLEEPDFGIDGAPLAVTWLGHATALVEIDGYRVLTDPVWSERCSPSDAVGPRRLHPPPVGIGALPAVDAIVISHDHYDHLDIDTVTALARSQRAPFVAPLGVGAHLRAWGIPAQRVIELDWDEHTTLGDLTVTCTPARHFSGRFFTRNQTLWASWAIVGPQHRVYFGGDSGYTGSFARIGADHGPFDLTLLPIGAYNSAWPDVHMNPEEAVRAHLDLNGSEPGLLVPIHWGTFRLAPHRWDEPVERLIAAADAAGVTVAVPKPGGSVRLDEGEVKLGPPQGTGGRVQAGAPATAWWRS, encoded by the coding sequence ATGCTGCGCGGTGCACTTCGACTGGCGGGGGCAACAGCATCCCTGGCCGCTGGCGGCTGGACGCTGCGCGCCCTGCGCGGCACGCCCGCCGCGCTGGGAGCGGCGCCCAGCGCCATCGATGCGGTGGCCAGCCGGTCGAGCCACTACCGCGACGGCGTCTTCCACAACCTGGAACGCGCCTCGGTGGTCAACATGGACCTCGAACAACGGCGGCTGATACTGCGCGAGTTGTTCGCCGACCGCGACGGACGGCGGCCGGGCGCGCCGATACCGCTTGAAGAGCCCGACTTCGGGATCGACGGCGCGCCGCTGGCCGTCACCTGGCTGGGCCACGCGACCGCGCTGGTGGAGATCGACGGCTACCGGGTCCTGACCGACCCGGTCTGGAGCGAACGCTGCTCGCCGTCGGACGCCGTGGGGCCCCGACGGCTGCACCCGCCGCCGGTGGGAATCGGGGCGCTGCCGGCGGTCGACGCGATCGTGATCAGCCACGACCACTACGACCACCTCGACATCGACACCGTCACCGCGCTCGCGCGCAGCCAGCGGGCACCGTTCGTCGCGCCGCTGGGCGTCGGGGCGCACCTGCGGGCCTGGGGCATCCCGGCACAGCGGGTCATCGAACTCGACTGGGACGAGCACACCACGCTCGGCGATCTCACCGTGACCTGCACCCCGGCGCGGCACTTCTCCGGGCGTTTCTTCACGCGCAACCAGACGCTGTGGGCGTCGTGGGCGATCGTCGGGCCACAGCACCGGGTCTATTTCGGCGGCGACAGCGGCTACACCGGCAGCTTTGCCCGCATCGGTGCCGACCATGGACCGTTCGATCTCACGCTGTTGCCGATCGGGGCCTATAACAGCGCCTGGCCGGACGTCCACATGAACCCCGAGGAGGCGGTCCGGGCGCACCTCGATCTGAACGGCTCGGAGCCCGGGCTGCTGGTGCCGATTCACTGGGGAACGTTCCGGTTGGCGCCGCACCGATGGGATGAGCCGGTGGAACGGCTGATCGCCGCTGCCGACGCCGCCGGGGTGACGGTGGCGGTGCCCAAACCCGGCGGTTCAGTGAGGCTCGACGAAGGAGAGGTGAAGCTGGGACCGCCGCAGGGGACCGGCGGCCGGGTGCAAGCCGGGGCCCCCGCAACGGCGTGGTGGAGGTCCTAG
- a CDS encoding type II toxin-antitoxin system Rv0910 family toxin, whose translation MAKLSGSIDVPLPPEDAWTHASDLSRYKEWLTIHRVWRSVLPETLDKGTTLESIVEVKGMLNKVTWTIVNYKPPTGMTLNGDGKGGVKIKLLAKVAPADEGSTVSFDVHLGGPALFGPIGMLVAAALKSDINESLRRFVTVFAPN comes from the coding sequence ATGGCCAAGCTCTCCGGATCCATCGACGTCCCGCTGCCTCCCGAAGATGCCTGGACGCACGCCTCGGATCTGTCCCGCTACAAAGAGTGGCTGACCATTCACCGGGTGTGGCGAAGCGTACTGCCCGAGACTCTCGACAAGGGCACCACCTTGGAGTCGATCGTCGAGGTCAAGGGCATGCTCAACAAGGTCACGTGGACGATCGTGAACTACAAGCCGCCCACCGGCATGACCCTCAACGGCGACGGCAAGGGCGGGGTGAAGATCAAGCTGCTCGCCAAGGTGGCGCCGGCCGACGAGGGCTCCACGGTCAGCTTCGACGTGCACCTGGGCGGGCCGGCGTTGTTCGGTCCGATCGGCATGCTGGTGGCCGCCGCGCTCAAGAGTGACATCAACGAGTCGCTGCGCCGGTTCGTGACGGTGTTCGCGCCCAACTGA
- a CDS encoding ABC transporter ATP-binding protein gives MTPEPSRAAARALLWSVLRPHRAAALLLALAVVVENAARLAVPLLAQRGIDRGIPPIAQDGSTRELGVIVGALALVVLTQAGTRLVFLQWSGRIGQQVLLALRRRVFRHFQQLDVAFHERYTSGRVVSRLTNDVDAIQELLQSGLDGLISAALTMAGTAVLLVILDWRLGLMCLTAFPALVGLLRWFQGESAKTYTAVREQAARVIVKFTETMTGIKAVQAYRCEDRNQQAFADIADRYRAVNEQAFKLVAIFSPGIKLVGNLTTGVVLLYGGWRVLHGHMTIGTFTAFLLYLRMFFDPMQDISQFLNIFSSATSALQKLAGVLAETPTVTDPPAPQTARLPEPVRGEIALTDVHFGYRDRRSVLAGLSLHIPAGQTVALVGDTGAGKSTIAKLIARFYDPVSGAVTLDGVDLRALTQATLRRHVVMVTQENFLFAGTVADNIRFGSPEATDAQVAAAARSVGADAFVTALPDGYGTEVAQRGGRLSAGQRQLVAFARAFLADPAVLILDEATSALDIPGERMVQQALRSVLARRTALVIAHRLSTVEIADRVLVIEGGRIVEDGPPGELIRAEGHYAALHSAWLRSLAENTGTGPPTAN, from the coding sequence GTGACGCCCGAGCCGAGCCGGGCGGCGGCGCGGGCGCTGCTGTGGTCGGTGTTGCGTCCCCACCGTGCGGCGGCGCTGCTGTTGGCGTTGGCCGTCGTGGTCGAAAACGCCGCCCGGCTGGCGGTGCCGCTGCTGGCGCAGCGGGGTATCGACCGGGGTATCCCGCCGATCGCCCAGGACGGCTCGACCCGGGAGCTGGGTGTCATCGTGGGTGCGCTCGCCCTGGTGGTGCTCACCCAGGCCGGCACCCGGCTGGTGTTCCTGCAGTGGTCGGGCAGGATCGGCCAGCAGGTGCTGTTGGCGTTGCGGCGGCGGGTGTTCCGGCATTTTCAGCAGCTGGACGTGGCGTTCCACGAGCGCTACACCTCGGGCCGCGTGGTGAGCCGGCTGACCAACGACGTCGACGCGATCCAGGAGCTGCTGCAGTCCGGGCTCGACGGGCTGATCAGTGCCGCGCTGACGATGGCAGGCACCGCGGTGCTGCTCGTCATCCTGGACTGGCGCCTGGGCCTGATGTGTCTGACCGCCTTCCCGGCGCTGGTGGGGCTGCTGCGCTGGTTCCAGGGCGAGTCCGCCAAGACCTACACCGCGGTCCGCGAGCAGGCCGCCCGGGTGATCGTGAAGTTCACCGAGACCATGACCGGGATCAAGGCGGTCCAGGCCTACCGCTGCGAGGACCGCAATCAGCAGGCCTTCGCCGACATCGCCGACCGCTACCGCGCGGTCAATGAGCAGGCGTTCAAACTCGTTGCGATCTTCAGTCCGGGCATCAAACTGGTCGGCAACCTCACCACCGGGGTGGTGCTGCTCTACGGTGGCTGGCGGGTCCTGCATGGGCACATGACGATCGGGACGTTCACCGCGTTCCTGCTGTATCTGCGGATGTTCTTCGACCCGATGCAGGACATCAGCCAGTTCCTCAACATCTTCTCCTCGGCGACGTCAGCGCTGCAGAAGCTGGCCGGTGTGCTCGCCGAAACACCCACGGTCACCGATCCGCCCGCCCCGCAGACGGCCCGCCTCCCCGAGCCGGTACGCGGTGAGATCGCGTTGACCGATGTGCATTTCGGCTACCGCGACCGCCGATCGGTGCTGGCGGGGTTGTCGCTGCACATCCCAGCCGGCCAGACCGTTGCGCTGGTCGGCGACACCGGCGCCGGCAAGTCCACCATCGCCAAACTGATCGCCCGGTTCTACGACCCGGTGTCGGGAGCGGTGACACTCGACGGCGTCGACCTGCGTGCGCTCACCCAGGCGACGCTGCGGCGTCACGTGGTGATGGTCACCCAGGAGAACTTCCTGTTCGCCGGGACCGTCGCGGACAACATCCGGTTCGGCAGCCCCGAGGCGACCGACGCGCAGGTGGCCGCTGCGGCGCGCAGCGTGGGCGCGGACGCGTTCGTCACCGCGCTGCCGGACGGCTACGGCACGGAGGTCGCCCAACGGGGCGGGCGACTGTCGGCCGGCCAACGCCAGCTGGTCGCTTTCGCCCGCGCCTTCCTCGCCGACCCGGCGGTGCTGATCCTCGACGAGGCGACCTCGGCGCTGGACATCCCCGGCGAGCGGATGGTGCAGCAGGCGCTGCGCAGCGTGCTGGCCCGGCGGACCGCCCTGGTGATCGCCCATCGGCTCTCGACGGTCGAGATCGCCGACCGGGTCCTGGTGATCGAAGGCGGGCGGATCGTCGAGGACGGGCCGCCGGGGGAGCTGATCCGGGCCGAGGGCCACTACGCGGCCCTGCACAGCGCCTGGCTACGGTCCCTGGCGGAAAACACCGGGACAGGGCCGCCGACAGCAAATTAA
- a CDS encoding serine hydrolase: MIRWAATVGAAVLAVALTACVPVANPRELSETPPNEVSGVDIPVGRVDAAVGRLDGLARDLLDSTGIPGLAVAVVHGGKTVYARGFGVRDTGRPGPDNAVNADTVFQLASLSKSVGATVVAQQVGAGAVAWDTPVVTQLPWFELADPYVTEHLTIADLYAHRSGLPDHAGDGLEDLGYGRREVLERLKYLPLAPFRSSYAYTNFGVTAAAEAVAAAAGVGWEQLSADVLYRPLGMASTSSRYADFVAQPNRAATHVKVGNGYQPRYQRNPDAQSPAGGVSSSVNDMARWLAMVLAGGSHDGSRIIEAQALLPAITAQIVSAPAGVGTARPGFYGEGFNVSITSSGRTQYGHSGAFLLGAATAFAALPSQDVGIVVLTNATPIGVPETLIAQFLDLVQYGEIRSDWAALYREAMAPMLQPEGALVGAQPPANPAPARPLSEYVGSYANPYWGPATVREDQGALEVVLGPQRRRFRLAHYDGDTFTFAVQGENAPEGTISKAEFTKDALELEFFDHDELGRFTR; the protein is encoded by the coding sequence ATGATCAGGTGGGCTGCCACGGTCGGGGCCGCCGTATTGGCCGTTGCTCTGACCGCGTGCGTTCCGGTGGCGAACCCGCGTGAGCTGTCCGAAACCCCGCCGAACGAGGTGTCGGGCGTCGACATCCCGGTCGGGCGGGTCGACGCCGCGGTGGGCCGGCTCGACGGGCTGGCGCGCGATCTGCTGGACAGCACCGGAATCCCCGGCCTGGCCGTCGCAGTCGTGCACGGCGGGAAGACCGTGTACGCGCGGGGATTCGGCGTCCGCGACACCGGCAGGCCGGGGCCGGACAATGCGGTGAACGCCGACACGGTGTTTCAGCTGGCGTCGCTGTCCAAATCGGTCGGCGCCACCGTGGTGGCGCAGCAGGTCGGTGCGGGGGCCGTCGCCTGGGACACCCCCGTGGTGACGCAGCTGCCGTGGTTTGAGCTGGCGGATCCCTACGTCACCGAACACCTCACCATCGCTGATCTGTATGCGCACCGGTCGGGCTTGCCCGACCATGCGGGCGATGGGCTCGAAGACCTCGGGTACGGCCGCCGGGAGGTGCTGGAGCGGCTCAAATATCTTCCGCTGGCCCCGTTCCGCAGCAGCTACGCCTACACCAACTTCGGGGTGACGGCCGCCGCGGAGGCGGTGGCCGCGGCCGCCGGCGTCGGGTGGGAGCAGCTGTCGGCCGACGTGTTGTACCGGCCACTGGGGATGGCGTCGACCAGCTCCCGCTACGCGGACTTCGTTGCGCAGCCCAACCGCGCGGCAACCCATGTCAAGGTCGGCAACGGCTACCAGCCCCGGTATCAACGCAACCCCGATGCCCAGTCCCCGGCCGGCGGGGTCAGTTCGTCGGTGAACGACATGGCGCGTTGGCTGGCCATGGTGCTGGCCGGCGGCAGCCATGACGGCAGCCGAATCATCGAAGCCCAGGCGCTGCTGCCGGCCATCACCGCGCAGATCGTCAGTGCCCCCGCTGGAGTCGGTACGGCCCGGCCCGGCTTCTACGGCGAGGGCTTCAACGTGTCGATCACCTCATCGGGGCGTACCCAGTACGGCCACTCGGGTGCCTTTCTGCTGGGGGCGGCGACCGCGTTCGCGGCGCTGCCGTCCCAGGACGTCGGCATCGTCGTGCTGACCAACGCCACCCCGATCGGCGTCCCGGAGACCCTGATCGCCCAATTCCTGGACCTGGTCCAGTACGGCGAGATCCGCTCGGACTGGGCAGCGCTGTACCGCGAGGCGATGGCGCCGATGTTGCAGCCCGAAGGCGCGCTGGTCGGGGCGCAACCGCCGGCGAATCCGGCGCCCGCCCGCCCGTTGTCCGAGTACGTCGGCTCGTACGCCAACCCCTACTGGGGGCCGGCAACCGTGCGCGAGGACCAGGGGGCACTCGAGGTCGTGCTGGGACCGCAACGCCGACGCTTCCGGCTGGCCCACTACGACGGTGACACCTTCACGTTCGCCGTGCAGGGCGAAAACGCGCCCGAGGGAACCATTTCCAAGGCCGAGTTCACCAAGGACGCCCTTGAGCTGGAATTCTTCGATCACGACGAGCTGGGAAGGTTCACCCGTTGA
- a CDS encoding EamA family transporter: MIGSPAAQGLALASATSFGISDFVGGVASRRVAALRVVLVSTPVSMVMLGILALIGGGRVTTAAVVLGMLGGLSQALGIWSFYAAMAAGPISVVSPLAAVVDASVPVCIGRILGERPGLLASAGIAVALGAVVLISWHAGDGGAVRQGLTRGVVWLTIGSGVALGLNFVFLDRTPADAGLWPLLFARGAATVLVIAVAALSRNLRVPTGTPLRLAFVIALLDTAANVTMLFALQLSLLSLASVLISLYPAATVVLAVAVLRERVRPRQVAGMVLAAVAVAMITG, translated from the coding sequence GTGATCGGCTCGCCGGCAGCGCAGGGCTTGGCGTTGGCTTCGGCGACCAGTTTCGGGATCAGCGACTTCGTGGGCGGTGTCGCGTCCCGGCGGGTCGCCGCGCTTCGCGTTGTCCTGGTGTCCACCCCGGTATCGATGGTGATGCTGGGGATCCTCGCGCTGATCGGCGGCGGACGGGTCACGACGGCGGCCGTGGTCCTGGGCATGCTCGGTGGCCTCAGCCAGGCGCTGGGGATCTGGTCGTTCTACGCGGCCATGGCCGCCGGCCCGATCTCGGTGGTGTCGCCGCTGGCCGCTGTGGTGGACGCCAGCGTCCCGGTGTGTATCGGGCGGATTCTGGGCGAGCGGCCCGGGTTGCTTGCCAGCGCGGGCATCGCGGTGGCACTGGGAGCGGTGGTGCTGATCAGCTGGCATGCCGGCGACGGCGGCGCCGTGCGGCAGGGCCTGACCCGCGGGGTGGTCTGGCTGACCATCGGATCGGGAGTGGCGCTGGGGCTGAACTTCGTCTTCCTGGATCGCACGCCCGCGGACGCCGGCCTGTGGCCGCTGCTGTTCGCACGGGGGGCGGCCACCGTGCTGGTGATCGCGGTCGCAGCGCTGAGCCGCAACCTTCGGGTGCCGACCGGCACGCCGCTGCGGCTGGCTTTCGTGATCGCGCTGCTCGACACCGCCGCCAATGTCACCATGCTGTTCGCTCTGCAGCTCTCGTTGTTGTCCCTGGCCAGCGTGCTGATCTCGCTGTATCCGGCGGCCACCGTGGTCTTGGCGGTGGCGGTGCTGCGGGAGCGGGTGCGCCCGCGGCAGGTGGCCGGGATGGTTCTGGCCGCGGTGGCGGTCGCGATGATCACCGGGTAA
- a CDS encoding cation-translocating P-type ATPase encodes MTAARTAQGLTDAEVAQRVAQGQTNDIPARAARSVREIIRANVFTRINAILGVLLAIVLTTGSLINGLFGLLIFFNSVIGMVQEIRAKQTLDKLAIVGQAKPVVRRQSGTQQLLPAQVVLDDIIELGPGDQIVVDGEIVESAGLEVDESLLTGENDPIGKDGGEQVLSGSFVVSGSAAYRATRVGREAYAARLAEEASKFTLVRSELRSGIDQILKFITYLLIPAGLLIIYTQLFTTGVGWRESVLAMVGALVPMVPEGLVLMTSLAFAVGVVRLGKRQCLVQELPAIEGLARVDVVCADKTGTLTENGMRVAEVVELPGAEGLPVRQALAALAAADSHPNASIQAIGGAFPTSPGWRQSACAPFKSATKWSGVSFHEHGNWVIGAPDVLLEPSSAAAEQAEQIGARGLRVLLVGTCDQSVDHPDAPGNVTPVALVVLEQKLRPDARDTLDYFAAQEVSVKVISGDNAMSVGAVAAELGLSADAVDARKLPTEPDRLAGVLEEHTVFGRVRPDQKRAMVHALQSRDHTVAMTGDGVNDVLALKDADIGVAMGAGSSAARAVAQIVLLDNKFATLPYVVGEGRRVIGNIERVANLFLTKTVYSVLLALLVGLVGLASALFGTKPLLYPFQPIHVTVAAWFTIGIPAFILSLAPNNERAHPGFVRRVMSGALPAGIVVGIATFSSYLVAYRGSEATPVQQIQASTSALITLLVTAGWVLAVVARPYQWWRLLLVISCGLAYVAIFAMPLTREKFLLDPSNVALTLLALGIGVLGAAVIEAMWWARGGMLGEQPKLWRDSATTTMTQR; translated from the coding sequence TTGACCGCCGCGCGAACAGCCCAAGGCCTGACCGACGCTGAAGTCGCCCAACGCGTCGCGCAGGGGCAGACCAACGACATTCCGGCGCGGGCCGCACGCAGCGTCCGCGAGATCATTCGCGCCAATGTGTTCACCCGGATCAACGCCATCCTGGGTGTGCTGCTGGCCATCGTGCTCACCACGGGCTCGCTGATCAACGGGCTGTTCGGGCTGCTGATCTTCTTCAACAGTGTCATCGGCATGGTGCAGGAGATCCGGGCCAAACAGACCTTGGACAAGCTGGCCATCGTCGGTCAGGCGAAGCCGGTGGTGCGCAGGCAATCTGGGACGCAGCAGCTCCTGCCCGCGCAGGTGGTGCTCGACGACATCATCGAACTGGGGCCGGGGGATCAGATCGTCGTCGACGGCGAGATCGTCGAATCTGCAGGCCTGGAGGTCGACGAGTCCCTGCTCACCGGCGAGAACGATCCGATCGGCAAAGACGGCGGCGAACAGGTGCTCTCGGGCAGCTTCGTGGTGTCCGGCAGCGCCGCCTACCGGGCCACCCGGGTGGGCAGGGAAGCCTATGCGGCCAGGTTGGCAGAGGAGGCCAGCAAGTTCACGCTGGTGCGATCCGAGCTTCGCAGCGGCATCGATCAGATCCTGAAATTCATCACCTACCTGCTGATCCCGGCCGGCCTGCTGATCATCTACACGCAGTTGTTCACCACCGGCGTGGGCTGGCGGGAGTCGGTGCTGGCGATGGTGGGCGCCCTGGTGCCGATGGTCCCCGAGGGCCTGGTGCTGATGACGTCGCTGGCGTTCGCGGTCGGTGTGGTGCGACTGGGGAAACGCCAGTGTCTGGTGCAGGAACTGCCCGCCATCGAAGGGCTGGCCCGCGTCGATGTGGTCTGTGCCGACAAGACCGGCACCCTGACCGAGAACGGTATGCGGGTCGCTGAGGTTGTCGAACTTCCTGGCGCCGAAGGCCTTCCGGTACGCCAGGCGCTGGCCGCGCTGGCCGCCGCGGACTCGCACCCCAACGCCAGCATCCAGGCGATCGGTGGCGCGTTCCCCACATCGCCGGGCTGGAGGCAGAGCGCATGCGCGCCCTTCAAGTCGGCGACGAAGTGGAGCGGCGTCTCCTTCCACGAGCACGGGAACTGGGTGATCGGGGCTCCGGACGTGCTGCTCGAACCTTCGTCGGCGGCGGCCGAACAAGCCGAACAGATCGGGGCGCGCGGCCTTCGGGTGCTTCTGGTGGGAACCTGCGACCAGTCGGTCGACCACCCCGACGCGCCCGGGAACGTGACCCCGGTGGCGTTGGTGGTGCTCGAGCAGAAGCTGCGCCCCGACGCCCGGGATACCTTGGATTACTTTGCCGCGCAGGAAGTGTCGGTGAAGGTTATCTCCGGGGACAACGCGATGTCGGTGGGCGCGGTGGCTGCGGAGCTGGGGCTGTCCGCAGATGCCGTGGATGCCCGCAAACTGCCCACTGAGCCCGACCGGCTGGCGGGCGTCCTGGAGGAACACACCGTGTTCGGCCGGGTGCGCCCCGACCAGAAGCGGGCCATGGTGCACGCACTGCAGTCACGTGACCACACGGTGGCGATGACCGGTGACGGTGTCAACGACGTGCTGGCACTCAAGGACGCCGACATCGGCGTCGCGATGGGCGCCGGGAGTTCGGCGGCCCGCGCGGTGGCCCAGATCGTGTTGCTGGACAACAAGTTCGCCACCTTGCCCTACGTGGTGGGCGAGGGGCGCCGGGTGATCGGCAACATCGAGCGGGTGGCCAACCTGTTCTTGACCAAAACGGTGTATTCGGTGCTGCTGGCACTGCTGGTGGGGCTGGTGGGGCTGGCATCGGCCCTGTTCGGCACCAAGCCGTTGCTCTACCCCTTCCAGCCGATCCACGTCACCGTCGCGGCGTGGTTCACCATCGGGATCCCGGCGTTCATCCTGTCGCTGGCGCCCAACAACGAGCGGGCCCACCCGGGATTCGTGCGCCGGGTGATGAGCGGGGCACTGCCCGCAGGCATCGTGGTGGGCATCGCCACCTTCTCGTCCTACCTGGTGGCCTACCGCGGCAGCGAAGCCACGCCGGTCCAGCAGATTCAGGCCTCCACCAGTGCCTTGATCACCTTGTTGGTCACGGCGGGATGGGTGCTGGCGGTGGTGGCCCGGCCCTATCAGTGGTGGCGGCTGTTGCTGGTCATCAGCTGCGGACTGGCCTACGTGGCGATCTTCGCGATGCCTCTGACCCGGGAGAAGTTCCTGCTGGATCCCTCCAATGTGGCGCTGACCCTGCTGGCGCTGGGCATCGGCGTACTCGGCGCCGCCGTGATCGAAGCGATGTGGTGGGCACGGGGCGGCATGCTCGGTGAGCAGCCGAAGTTGTGGCGGGACTCGGCAACGACCACAATGACCCAGCGATAA
- a CDS encoding acetyl-coenzyme A carboxylase carboxyl transferase subunits beta/alpha, translated as MSRTGADELRDAVLDRGTFLSWDAEPLAIPVGAGYAAELAAARRATGRDEAVLTGEGRINGRRVAVIASDFDFLAGSIGVAAAERITAAIRRATAERLPVLASPSSGGTRMQEGTVAFLQMVKIAAAVQLHKRAHLPYLVYLRHPTTGGVFASWGSLGHVTLAEPGALVGFLGPRVYEQLYGAPFPPGVQTAENLQAHGVIDGVIPVKWLRRICARALKVLLDDPGPAPAKPAAAPIPDIPAWDSVCASRRPDRPGAGFLLRHGATERVFLSGTGSTERGATILLALARFGGQPAVVLGQLRGADRLTDPVALRDARRGMALAAGLRLPLVLVIDTPGPALSVEAEQGGLAGQIAACLAELVTLEVPTVSVLLGQGSGGPALAMVPADRVLAALHGWLAPLPPEGASAIVFRDTGHAAELSAAQGIRSQDLQQHGIVDVIVGEDPDAAAEPIAFAKRMSRAIAVELHALRGVPAEERLATRLQRYGRIGLPD; from the coding sequence GTGAGCCGGACCGGGGCCGACGAACTACGCGACGCCGTATTGGACCGCGGCACGTTCCTCAGTTGGGACGCCGAGCCGCTGGCCATACCGGTCGGTGCCGGCTACGCCGCCGAGCTGGCCGCCGCCCGACGGGCCACCGGGCGCGACGAAGCGGTGCTCACCGGCGAAGGCCGGATCAATGGCCGGCGGGTGGCGGTGATCGCCAGCGACTTCGACTTCCTGGCCGGCTCGATCGGGGTGGCCGCCGCCGAGCGGATCACCGCCGCGATCCGGCGGGCCACCGCCGAGCGGCTGCCCGTGCTGGCGTCGCCCAGTTCGGGCGGCACCCGGATGCAGGAGGGCACCGTCGCGTTCCTGCAGATGGTCAAGATCGCCGCCGCGGTGCAACTGCACAAGCGGGCGCACCTGCCCTACCTCGTTTATCTGCGCCACCCCACCACCGGCGGGGTGTTCGCCTCCTGGGGTTCCCTGGGGCACGTCACCTTGGCCGAGCCCGGGGCGCTGGTGGGGTTTCTGGGCCCGCGCGTCTACGAACAGCTCTACGGCGCGCCGTTTCCGCCGGGCGTCCAGACCGCCGAGAATCTGCAGGCCCACGGCGTCATCGACGGCGTGATCCCGGTGAAGTGGTTGCGGCGCATCTGTGCGCGGGCGCTGAAGGTGCTGCTCGATGATCCGGGCCCGGCGCCGGCGAAGCCGGCCGCTGCGCCGATTCCCGACATCCCGGCGTGGGATTCGGTGTGCGCGTCGCGGCGTCCGGATCGGCCGGGGGCGGGGTTTCTGCTGCGGCACGGGGCCACCGAGCGGGTCTTCCTGTCGGGCACCGGCAGCACCGAACGCGGCGCCACCATCCTGCTGGCGCTGGCCCGCTTCGGCGGTCAGCCGGCGGTGGTCCTGGGGCAGCTCCGCGGCGCGGACCGCCTGACCGATCCGGTCGCGTTGCGCGACGCCCGCCGGGGCATGGCGCTGGCCGCGGGTCTGCGGCTGCCGCTGGTGCTGGTCATCGACACCCCGGGTCCTGCGCTGTCGGTGGAGGCCGAGCAGGGCGGCTTGGCGGGCCAGATCGCGGCGTGCCTGGCCGAGCTCGTCACGCTGGAGGTGCCGACGGTGTCGGTGCTGCTGGGTCAGGGCAGTGGCGGCCCGGCGTTGGCGATGGTGCCGGCCGATCGGGTGCTGGCCGCGCTGCACGGCTGGCTGGCGCCGCTGCCGCCCGAGGGGGCCAGCGCCATCGTGTTCCGCGACACGGGGCACGCCGCAGAGCTCTCCGCCGCCCAGGGCATCCGTTCGCAGGATCTGCAGCAGCACGGAATCGTGGACGTGATCGTGGGCGAGGACCCGGATGCCGCCGCGGAGCCGATCGCTTTCGCCAAGCGGATGTCGCGGGCCATCGCCGTGGAGCTGCACGCGCTGCGCGGGGTGCCCGCCGAGGAGCGGCTGGCGACCCGTCTGCAGCGCTATGGCCGCATCGGGTTGCCGGACTGA
- a CDS encoding enoyl-CoA hydratase, whose product MIGVTRDEAVTTIELQRPERRNALNSQLVTELREAIVDAADHDVRAIVLTGQGTVFCAGADLSGDAFAADYPDKLRALHQSISDVPVPVIGAINGAAIGAGLQLAMVCDLRVVAPEAYFQFPVAKYGLALDNWSIRRLSTLAGYGRARAMMLTAEKLTAETALLTGMANRLGTLADAQAWAHEIAGLAPLALQHAKRVLNDDGAYEEQQPIHKELFDRAWSSQDVIEAQVARVQKRPPKFQGA is encoded by the coding sequence ATGATCGGTGTTACCCGCGACGAAGCCGTCACCACTATCGAATTGCAGCGTCCGGAGCGGCGCAACGCGCTCAATTCCCAGCTCGTCACGGAACTGCGCGAGGCCATCGTGGACGCGGCCGACCACGACGTCCGGGCTATCGTGCTGACCGGGCAGGGCACGGTGTTCTGCGCCGGCGCGGACCTGTCCGGCGACGCCTTCGCCGCGGACTACCCCGACAAGCTGCGCGCCCTGCACCAGAGCATCAGTGACGTACCGGTGCCGGTGATCGGTGCCATCAACGGGGCGGCGATCGGCGCCGGCCTGCAGTTGGCCATGGTCTGCGACCTGCGGGTGGTGGCGCCTGAGGCGTACTTCCAGTTCCCGGTGGCCAAGTACGGCCTGGCGCTGGACAACTGGAGCATCCGCCGGCTGTCCACGCTGGCCGGCTATGGCCGGGCGCGGGCGATGATGCTGACCGCCGAGAAGCTGACCGCCGAGACGGCACTGCTGACCGGGATGGCCAACCGGCTGGGCACCCTCGCCGATGCGCAGGCCTGGGCACATGAGATCGCCGGGCTGGCACCACTGGCCTTGCAGCACGCCAAGCGGGTGCTCAACGACGACGGCGCCTACGAGGAACAGCAACCGATCCACAAGGAACTGTTCGACCGGGCCTGGAGCAGCCAAGACGTCATCGAGGCCCAGGTGGCGCGGGTGCAGAAGCGGCCGCCGAAGTTCCAGGGCGCCTGA